The Verrucomicrobium spinosum DSM 4136 = JCM 18804 genome includes a region encoding these proteins:
- a CDS encoding lysophospholipid acyltransferase family protein gives MPMLRPASIFLTKLITGANAVWAGCDPKCEKLRIYFANHGSHLDFATLWAALPSAARERTRPVAARDYWGRTRLTRAVACGIFNSLLIAREAISRTENPISQMADALRAGQSLIIFPEGTRCLDGNITEFKPGLYHLANKVPEAELIPVYLQNLNRILPKGHLLPIPLISTVVFGAPLRLEEGERKPEFLRRTRDAVLNLMPHAHGGSPNPASGPA, from the coding sequence ATGCCCATGTTGAGACCAGCCTCAATCTTCCTGACCAAGCTGATCACCGGTGCCAACGCCGTGTGGGCAGGCTGCGACCCCAAGTGCGAAAAACTGCGCATCTACTTCGCCAATCATGGGAGTCACCTGGATTTTGCCACCCTCTGGGCGGCCCTGCCATCCGCCGCCCGGGAGCGCACCCGCCCGGTGGCGGCCCGTGACTACTGGGGGCGGACCCGTCTCACCCGGGCGGTTGCCTGCGGCATCTTCAACTCCCTTCTCATCGCCCGGGAGGCCATTTCCCGCACGGAAAATCCGATCTCCCAAATGGCAGACGCCCTGCGAGCCGGTCAGTCCCTCATCATTTTTCCAGAAGGCACCCGCTGCCTGGACGGGAATATCACTGAGTTCAAGCCCGGTCTTTATCACTTGGCGAACAAGGTGCCGGAAGCGGAACTGATCCCGGTGTACCTGCAGAATCTCAACCGTATCCTTCCCAAGGGCCACCTCCTCCCCATTCCGCTCATCAGCACGGTGGTATTTGGAGCCCCCCTCCGTTTGGAAGAAGGGGAGAGGAAACCCGAGTTCCTCCGTCGCACTCGTGACGCGGTGCTCAACTTGATGCCCCATGCCCACGGGGGCAGCCCCAACCCCGCCTCAGGACCTGCCTAA
- a CDS encoding CDP-alcohol phosphatidyltransferase family protein encodes MQEETPGGVGARRYLKSREKPWAQRLAVKVDAWGLTPNAISVLSVVFALVSVACLMTASEACCPTAATLLWIGAAVGIQMRLLCNLLDGMVAIEGGKKSVVGGLYNEVPDRIADPLILMAAGYSSDWIIKLWGMPLGWVAAVLAVMTAYIRVLGGTLTGNQSFAGPMAKQHRMAVITIACLGSIAELWIRPDGKADMVMTAALAVIVVGCVFTCWRRLCIISRDLYKNTPTNP; translated from the coding sequence ATGCAAGAAGAGACCCCTGGAGGCGTGGGAGCACGGCGCTATTTGAAGTCCCGTGAGAAACCATGGGCGCAACGTCTGGCCGTCAAAGTGGACGCGTGGGGCCTCACGCCCAACGCCATCTCCGTACTCAGCGTGGTCTTTGCCCTCGTCAGCGTAGCTTGCCTGATGACTGCCAGCGAGGCCTGCTGCCCCACTGCCGCCACGTTGCTCTGGATCGGAGCCGCCGTGGGGATCCAGATGCGTCTGCTCTGCAACCTGCTGGACGGCATGGTCGCGATCGAAGGGGGCAAAAAAAGCGTGGTGGGAGGTCTCTACAATGAGGTGCCCGACCGCATTGCTGATCCCCTGATCCTCATGGCCGCAGGCTACAGCAGCGACTGGATCATCAAGCTCTGGGGCATGCCTCTGGGCTGGGTGGCCGCCGTGCTGGCTGTGATGACGGCCTACATCCGGGTGCTGGGCGGGACGCTCACGGGGAACCAATCCTTTGCCGGCCCCATGGCCAAGCAGCACCGCATGGCCGTGATCACCATTGCCTGCCTGGGCAGCATCGCAGAGCTATGGATCCGACCTGACGGCAAGGCCGACATGGTGATGACCGCAGCCCTGGCCGTCATCGTAGTGGGCTGTGTTTTCACCTGCTGGCGGAGGCTGTGTATTATTTCGCGGGATCTTTACAAGAATACTCCAACGAACCCGTGA